A single region of the Latilactobacillus curvatus JCM 1096 = DSM 20019 genome encodes:
- the rpmG gene encoding 50S ribosomal protein L33, translating to MGVKKVALACTVCGSRNYYVAENKNRTERLELNKFCKHCGQYSQHKETR from the coding sequence ATGGGTGTTAAGAAAGTCGCCTTAGCCTGTACTGTCTGTGGCTCACGTAACTACTATGTTGCTGAGAACAAGAATCGGACAGAACGTCTAGAGTTAAACAAATTCTGTAAACATTGTGGGCAATACTCACAACACAAAGAAACGCGCTAA
- a CDS encoding polyprenyl synthetase family protein — translation MAKVHAMWQNYPEIETELAQSLALIEDNIHTKNQAVTDAILKMISAGGKLLRPAYCLLFSQFNAVDRQKMIALAAAVETLHTATLIHDDIVDDSNLRRHQESIQARFGKDVAVYAGDYLFVVCFKLLANYASDLKSIQFNSQTMDQILDGELSQMTTRYNLDLTPEQYLQQINGKTGQLFALSCFIGAYESQKGLKFARQAEKIGLNIGLAFQILDDILDYTQTDVDFGKPVLDDMRRGVYSIPLIMALQSNRQTLAPYLEKQAAMTDADVHAVQGIVRQSGSVEKAQALAQDYTNRALAGLAKLPDMPAKTTLQQLTERLLTRKA, via the coding sequence ATGGCGAAAGTACATGCCATGTGGCAGAACTATCCAGAAATCGAAACCGAACTTGCGCAAAGTCTTGCGCTCATTGAAGACAACATTCACACCAAAAATCAAGCCGTCACCGACGCCATTTTAAAGATGATTAGTGCTGGCGGCAAGTTGCTCCGCCCTGCTTACTGCTTATTATTTTCACAGTTTAATGCAGTCGATCGACAGAAGATGATCGCATTAGCCGCCGCTGTTGAAACGCTACACACTGCGACATTAATTCATGACGACATCGTTGATGATTCCAATTTACGTCGCCATCAAGAATCGATTCAAGCCCGTTTCGGCAAAGATGTCGCCGTTTACGCTGGCGATTACTTATTCGTTGTCTGCTTCAAGTTACTAGCCAATTATGCGAGCGATTTGAAGAGCATCCAATTTAACAGCCAAACGATGGATCAAATTCTTGACGGTGAACTCAGTCAGATGACAACCCGATATAATCTCGATTTAACCCCCGAACAGTACCTACAACAAATTAACGGTAAAACCGGCCAACTGTTCGCGCTCAGTTGCTTCATCGGTGCTTACGAAAGCCAAAAGGGCTTGAAGTTTGCCCGCCAAGCCGAGAAAATCGGCTTAAATATCGGTCTCGCCTTCCAAATTCTGGACGATATCTTAGATTACACTCAGACCGATGTCGATTTTGGCAAACCAGTTCTCGATGACATGCGACGCGGCGTCTACTCGATTCCGTTAATCATGGCACTGCAATCCAATCGCCAAACATTAGCACCCTACTTGGAAAAACAAGCAGCTATGACTGATGCCGATGTGCACGCTGTTCAAGGCATCGTCCGTCAATCTGGAAGTGTCGAAAAAGCCCAAGCACTCGCACAAGATTACACAAACCGCGCACTCGCTGGTCTTGCGAAACTACCCGACATGCCCGCAAAAACAACGCTACAACAATTAACTGAACGTTTATTAACCAGAAAAGCCTAA
- the secE gene encoding preprotein translocase subunit SecE, whose product MIKFFKSVGQEMKTVSWPDAKQTRKDTSTVVMTSVLFAIFFGVVDFAILKVLQLFIF is encoded by the coding sequence ATGATTAAGTTTTTTAAGAGTGTTGGTCAGGAAATGAAAACTGTTAGTTGGCCAGATGCCAAACAAACACGTAAAGATACATCAACAGTCGTCATGACCTCCGTTTTATTCGCCATTTTCTTTGGCGTTGTTGATTTTGCAATCTTAAAAGTACTACAATTATTTATCTTTTAG
- a CDS encoding alpha/beta fold hydrolase has product MWYIIDQILIAVGLVIFLLVLLAGLDFYKLIRVSAHWRPRARLYTKQPTLFIHGYRGNRYSFGHLLGRLQKAGIAKKSMVIWVGRNGRLHVDGDAALQANNPTIQVLFANNRADVQDQVRWLATIIEHLKEAYGVTQVNLVGHSMGAITVLRYLLTSDHAVVDKVILLAAPVNDPSIGPDTPLVFWSELTSRGPVKRTRNYNYLAVRAKYFPTAISVLNIAGELLGTNRHDGSVAVDSSFALRSLLKGHVRHYQEMLVRGPGGAHSMLHENRLVDQAIDDFLWRD; this is encoded by the coding sequence ATGTGGTATATCATTGATCAAATATTAATTGCAGTGGGCTTAGTCATTTTTTTGTTAGTCTTACTGGCAGGACTGGATTTTTACAAATTAATCCGGGTTTCGGCACATTGGCGGCCGCGCGCACGTTTATATACAAAACAACCAACGCTATTCATTCATGGCTATCGGGGGAATCGCTATTCATTCGGTCACTTACTCGGGCGCCTACAAAAAGCCGGAATTGCTAAGAAGAGCATGGTCATTTGGGTGGGCAGAAACGGTCGATTGCATGTGGATGGAGACGCAGCGTTGCAGGCTAATAACCCAACGATTCAAGTCTTATTTGCTAATAACCGCGCCGATGTGCAAGATCAAGTCCGTTGGTTAGCTACGATTATTGAACACCTAAAAGAAGCGTATGGCGTTACGCAAGTTAATTTAGTAGGGCATTCGATGGGCGCAATTACGGTGTTGCGTTATTTGTTGACATCAGACCATGCCGTGGTGGACAAAGTGATATTGTTGGCAGCGCCAGTTAATGATCCATCAATTGGTCCGGATACACCACTTGTTTTTTGGAGCGAGTTAACCAGTCGTGGACCAGTTAAACGAACACGTAATTATAATTATTTAGCCGTGCGGGCCAAGTATTTTCCAACTGCGATCAGTGTCTTAAACATTGCTGGCGAGTTACTAGGAACTAATCGACACGATGGTTCGGTAGCAGTCGATAGTAGTTTTGCATTGCGTAGCCTATTAAAAGGACACGTGCGCCATTACCAGGAGATGTTAGTTCGTGGACCGGGTGGAGCACATAGCATGTTGCACGAAAATCGTTTAGTTGATCAAGCCATTGATGATTTCTTGTGGCGCGATTAA
- a CDS encoding NAD(P)/FAD-dependent oxidoreductase, which yields MAQKNIVIIGAGFAGIYATKKLAKYYKKNPDYQITLIDKHSYFTYLTELHEVAANRVPEDHVQHDLQHLFCRRKNVKLVTDTVTRIDQANKTVITEHGRYAYDQVMLGIGSEPNDFGTPGVAEHGFTLGSWEQAVELKQHIIDVVRRGAIEHDPEKRRALLNIVVVGSGFTGTETIGELRDWRDELAADNKIDPEEIQFTMMEMAPTIMNMLDRNDAAKAERYMAKQKIDVRKNTGVTGVHEMHVDLNDGSTFPTATLIWTAGVKASSQTAQFGLTTGKAGRIVTNEFMQSVDDDKIYVVGDVAFFDETDDGRGQPQIVQGAEASAATALKNIIATEEGKAKVPYKGSYSGFMVSIGSRYAVANLMNFFHLSGFFATLVKHLVNMLYFVQIYSGYDLFHYSMNEFFRTKNDRNLMRGHISRYGNVLWTVPARIFLGAMWLVDCWDKVQGEGSWFTNKLRLPFDWLQPAVTSGASKAADATSAASGAAAGGAAEPATAKVTFGLSYLFGHDPMPVFDKMPHWFYSITKVLIPNQEVAFFMQKTMTIIEILIGLALIAGLFTWLTSAVTVAMVITFCLSGMFYWVNIWIIPMALACMNGSGRAFGLDKWVVPYLQKHLGHWRYGQQRALYKNQ from the coding sequence ATGGCTCAAAAAAACATCGTCATCATCGGTGCCGGTTTTGCCGGGATCTATGCGACTAAAAAACTTGCGAAATATTACAAGAAGAATCCAGATTATCAAATTACATTAATCGACAAACATTCCTACTTTACGTATTTAACGGAATTACACGAAGTAGCTGCTAACCGCGTGCCAGAAGACCACGTTCAACACGATTTGCAACATCTCTTCTGTCGCCGCAAAAACGTTAAGTTGGTGACCGATACGGTAACCCGCATCGATCAAGCAAACAAAACCGTCATTACTGAACATGGACGCTACGCCTATGATCAAGTTATGTTGGGGATTGGGAGTGAACCTAACGACTTTGGCACACCTGGGGTTGCCGAACATGGTTTCACTTTAGGTTCATGGGAACAGGCTGTTGAATTGAAGCAACATATTATCGATGTTGTTCGTCGTGGGGCAATTGAACACGACCCAGAAAAACGCCGGGCCCTTTTGAATATCGTGGTTGTTGGTTCTGGCTTTACCGGAACTGAAACTATCGGCGAATTACGCGACTGGCGTGATGAACTAGCAGCTGATAACAAGATTGATCCCGAAGAAATCCAATTTACAATGATGGAAATGGCACCAACCATCATGAACATGCTCGACCGCAACGATGCAGCCAAAGCAGAACGCTACATGGCTAAACAAAAAATTGATGTTCGCAAGAATACCGGTGTTACAGGTGTTCACGAAATGCATGTTGATTTAAATGATGGTTCAACTTTCCCAACTGCCACTCTAATCTGGACAGCTGGTGTCAAAGCTTCCTCACAAACGGCACAATTTGGCCTAACAACCGGTAAAGCCGGCCGAATCGTGACAAACGAATTCATGCAATCTGTTGACGATGACAAGATTTACGTTGTCGGCGATGTGGCTTTCTTCGATGAAACTGATGACGGCCGCGGTCAACCCCAAATTGTTCAAGGCGCCGAAGCATCTGCTGCAACAGCCCTAAAGAACATCATCGCAACTGAAGAAGGTAAAGCAAAAGTCCCATACAAAGGGAGCTATTCCGGCTTCATGGTTTCAATTGGTTCTCGCTATGCGGTTGCCAACTTGATGAATTTCTTCCATCTCAGTGGGTTCTTTGCCACATTAGTTAAACATTTAGTCAACATGCTCTATTTTGTTCAGATTTATTCTGGCTACGATTTATTCCACTATTCAATGAATGAGTTCTTCAGAACGAAGAACGATCGCAACTTGATGCGCGGTCATATTTCACGGTATGGTAATGTTTTATGGACAGTTCCTGCGCGAATTTTCTTAGGCGCAATGTGGCTTGTTGATTGTTGGGACAAGGTTCAAGGTGAAGGTTCTTGGTTCACCAATAAGCTCCGGTTACCTTTTGACTGGCTTCAACCAGCTGTCACCAGCGGTGCTTCTAAAGCGGCGGATGCAACAAGTGCTGCTAGCGGTGCCGCTGCAGGCGGGGCTGCTGAACCAGCAACTGCTAAAGTCACATTCGGCCTTTCTTACTTATTCGGTCATGATCCAATGCCCGTCTTCGATAAGATGCCCCACTGGTTCTACAGCATCACGAAGGTCTTGATTCCAAACCAAGAAGTCGCCTTCTTCATGCAAAAAACAATGACCATCATTGAAATTTTAATTGGCTTAGCTTTAATTGCTGGTCTCTTCACTTGGTTAACGAGCGCAGTAACCGTTGCAATGGTTATCACATTCTGCCTTTCAGGGATGTTCTATTGGGTTAACATTTGGATTATTCCAATGGCCCTCGCCTGCATGAACGGTTCAGGCCGTGCCTTCGGATTAGATAAATGGGTTGTTCCATATTTACAAAAACATCTCGGTCACTGGCGCTACGGCCAACAACGTGCACTATACAAAAATCAATGA
- a CDS encoding DUF2187 family protein, translating into MDKENLNIGDLVTGKVNEDLDGAFTGTVEKVYENSALISITDFDAADKANVSELNNKIVVNLKQLKAAKAK; encoded by the coding sequence ATGGATAAAGAAAATCTCAATATCGGTGATTTAGTAACCGGCAAAGTGAACGAAGACCTAGATGGTGCATTTACAGGAACTGTTGAAAAAGTATATGAAAACTCCGCTTTAATTAGCATTACGGATTTCGATGCAGCCGACAAGGCCAACGTTTCGGAATTAAACAACAAGATCGTTGTTAACCTCAAGCAATTAAAAGCTGCTAAAGCAAAATAA
- a CDS encoding HAD family hydrolase, protein MEPYLVFSDIDGTLVLDHQIVTPLTKRVIRTLQKRDVIFYIATGRMYNLGRVISRQINDDVRIVASNGAVFENGHQMNKHYLGKKALKAAYEACLADPNLSAHFFTTDTAYYTQEIPKFVARDAGNLLLNADIDNQPVTDLEMLLNLSDQITNGIIIGRGHPESLAAAKQRLMDQAVMSLSSSGPDNIEMIPTGIDKATAIRQIQMIHGIDADHTIVFGDGQNDLGMLQSAKYSVAMDNALPEVKAAANYVTETNTNDGVAKFLQQHFELALSDTEVGL, encoded by the coding sequence ATGGAACCTTACTTAGTTTTTTCAGATATTGATGGAACGTTGGTCCTTGACCATCAAATCGTGACACCTTTGACCAAACGCGTGATTCGAACATTACAAAAACGCGATGTGATTTTCTATATTGCCACCGGCCGAATGTACAATCTTGGCCGGGTAATTTCGCGGCAAATTAACGATGATGTCCGGATTGTGGCTTCTAACGGTGCTGTCTTTGAAAATGGCCATCAGATGAACAAGCATTATTTAGGTAAAAAAGCGCTCAAAGCTGCTTACGAAGCATGTTTAGCAGATCCCAATTTATCTGCGCACTTTTTTACCACTGACACAGCTTACTATACCCAAGAAATCCCCAAGTTTGTTGCGCGCGATGCGGGGAATTTATTGTTGAATGCCGATATTGATAATCAACCGGTGACTGATTTAGAAATGTTGTTGAATTTAAGTGATCAGATTACTAACGGGATTATCATTGGTCGCGGTCATCCAGAGAGTTTAGCAGCCGCTAAACAACGATTAATGGATCAAGCTGTGATGAGCTTGTCTTCTTCTGGTCCAGACAACATCGAGATGATTCCAACCGGGATTGATAAAGCCACTGCAATTCGCCAGATTCAAATGATTCATGGCATTGATGCCGATCATACAATTGTCTTTGGGGATGGGCAAAATGATTTGGGAATGTTGCAATCAGCGAAGTACAGTGTTGCGATGGACAATGCCTTACCAGAGGTCAAAGCGGCTGCAAATTATGTAACAGAAACGAATACGAATGACGGGGTCGCTAAATTCTTACAACAACATTTTGAATTAGCACTTTCTGATACAGAAGTTGGTCTCTAG
- the pplA gene encoding extracellular electron transfer flavoprotein PplA, with protein sequence MKLSKALASLSVVAMSAMVLAACGNSNNAKDSSSKEAKSSSVKESSSKKATAKKQVAGGELKDGTYNLEEKNYENNYRVKMSMTVAGGKVTKTTYDYVDKDGKSKQDDKTYNEKMKKVSKTNPKEYIPKLNKEFTDKGADVSSIEVVSGATHSSNSFKNYAQQLVQAAQAGNTETIEIDNGAKMQDGTYKLEEKNYSHDYRTVFTMVVKDGKITESKFDNINKDGKSKADDAAYNKQMKKIAKTDPKEYIAKLNSEFVKAQEPGKVDVVSGATESSHSFVNYAEQLVNAAQKGNTATITVDNIVYGE encoded by the coding sequence ATGAAATTAAGTAAAGCATTAGCTAGTTTATCAGTTGTTGCAATGTCAGCAATGGTATTAGCAGCTTGTGGTAATAGTAATAACGCTAAAGATTCATCTTCAAAAGAGGCAAAATCTAGTTCAGTCAAAGAATCATCAAGCAAAAAAGCAACCGCTAAGAAACAAGTTGCCGGCGGTGAATTAAAAGACGGCACTTACAACTTAGAAGAAAAGAACTACGAAAATAATTATCGCGTTAAGATGTCAATGACCGTTGCCGGCGGCAAAGTGACAAAGACAACTTACGATTACGTTGATAAAGATGGCAAGTCAAAACAAGATGACAAGACATACAACGAAAAAATGAAGAAAGTTTCAAAAACAAATCCTAAAGAATATATTCCTAAGTTGAACAAAGAATTTACAGATAAAGGTGCAGATGTTTCAAGCATCGAAGTCGTATCAGGCGCAACTCATAGCTCAAATTCATTTAAGAATTACGCACAACAATTAGTGCAAGCTGCTCAAGCTGGCAACACTGAAACAATCGAAATCGACAATGGTGCTAAGATGCAAGATGGCACATATAAGTTAGAAGAAAAGAATTACAGCCATGACTATCGAACAGTTTTCACAATGGTGGTTAAAGACGGTAAAATCACTGAATCTAAATTCGATAACATCAATAAAGATGGCAAGTCAAAAGCTGACGATGCTGCATACAACAAACAAATGAAGAAGATTGCTAAGACTGATCCTAAGGAATACATCGCTAAGTTGAATTCTGAATTCGTCAAAGCACAAGAACCAGGCAAAGTAGATGTTGTTTCTGGTGCAACAGAATCATCACACAGCTTCGTCAACTATGCTGAACAATTAGTCAATGCTGCACAAAAAGGAAATACAGCAACGATTACAGTTGATAACATCGTTTACGGTGAATAA
- the nusG gene encoding transcription termination/antitermination protein NusG translates to MVESIEKSWYVLHTYSGYENKVKANLESRAQSMGMENNVFRVVVPEEEEHEIKNGKEKVDMKKTFPGYVLVEMVMSDEAWFVVRNTPGVTGFVGSHGAGSKPAPLLDDEITQILRQLGMSTRHLDVEFKVGESVKIIEGAFAGLVGQITEVDDEKMKLKVNIDMFGRETATELDYDQVDELV, encoded by the coding sequence ATGGTTGAATCAATCGAAAAAAGTTGGTATGTCTTACACACATATTCAGGTTACGAAAATAAAGTGAAGGCAAACTTGGAATCGCGTGCCCAATCAATGGGGATGGAGAACAATGTTTTCCGCGTTGTGGTGCCTGAAGAAGAAGAACATGAAATCAAAAACGGTAAGGAAAAAGTCGACATGAAGAAGACTTTCCCAGGCTATGTTTTGGTTGAAATGGTGATGTCAGACGAAGCTTGGTTCGTTGTGCGGAATACACCAGGTGTGACAGGCTTCGTTGGTTCACACGGTGCCGGCAGTAAACCAGCCCCATTATTAGACGATGAAATCACACAAATTTTGCGTCAACTTGGCATGAGCACCCGTCATTTGGATGTTGAGTTCAAAGTCGGCGAATCTGTGAAGATTATCGAAGGGGCTTTCGCTGGCCTTGTTGGTCAAATTACAGAAGTTGACGATGAAAAGATGAAATTAAAGGTTAACATCGACATGTTCGGTCGTGAAACAGCAACAGAATTAGACTACGACCAAGTAGACGAACTAGTTTAG
- the rplA gene encoding 50S ribosomal protein L1, whose product MAKKGKNYLEAAKQVDATKAYTVEEAIDLVKKVDFAKFDASLEVAYRLNVDPKQADQQIRGAVVLPNGTGKTQRVIVFAQGEQAKQAEAAGADVVGAEDLVEKIQGGWLDFDVAVATPPMMAQVGRLGRVLGPKGLMPNPKTGTVTMDVTKAVNDIKAGQVAYRVDKAGIVHAPIGKVSFDAAKLVENFKAMQDVIIKARPASAKGQYITSLSVSSTFGPGVKVDVASF is encoded by the coding sequence ATGGCTAAAAAAGGTAAAAATTATTTAGAAGCTGCAAAGCAAGTGGATGCTACTAAAGCATACACTGTTGAAGAAGCAATCGACTTAGTAAAGAAAGTTGATTTTGCAAAATTCGATGCATCTCTTGAAGTTGCATATCGTTTAAACGTTGATCCTAAACAAGCTGATCAACAAATTCGTGGTGCTGTCGTACTACCAAATGGTACAGGTAAGACACAACGCGTGATTGTTTTCGCTCAAGGCGAACAAGCAAAACAAGCTGAAGCTGCTGGTGCTGACGTAGTCGGTGCAGAAGATTTAGTTGAAAAGATCCAAGGCGGCTGGTTAGACTTTGACGTTGCCGTTGCTACACCACCAATGATGGCTCAAGTAGGTCGTTTAGGCCGTGTCTTGGGACCTAAAGGCTTAATGCCTAACCCTAAGACTGGTACAGTTACAATGGACGTTACTAAAGCAGTTAACGACATTAAAGCTGGTCAAGTGGCATACCGTGTTGATAAAGCTGGTATCGTTCACGCACCAATCGGTAAGGTATCATTCGATGCTGCTAAATTAGTAGAAAACTTTAAAGCGATGCAAGACGTGATCATCAAAGCTCGTCCTGCTTCAGCTAAAGGTCAATACATTACAAGTTTATCAGTTAGCTCAACATTTGGCCCTGGTGTCAAAGTTGACGTTGCTAGCTTCTAA
- a CDS encoding NusG domain II-containing protein, whose product MFKQIRANRYIKMIRPGDIIVVIGLFILSFAPVAVFSWHEWQTTQAADSNAQVLTAYVKHDGKTVYKVNLTTHHGVSHFTYRDAGGDYNKIKVTDHAIEVTEANCFNQIDVKRGKISKPGQTIVCLPHKLLIEIKAKDGTDTGGMVSA is encoded by the coding sequence ATGTTTAAACAAATTCGCGCTAACCGTTACATCAAAATGATTCGCCCTGGTGATATAATAGTAGTCATCGGCCTGTTTATTCTATCGTTTGCCCCAGTTGCTGTTTTTAGTTGGCACGAATGGCAAACGACGCAAGCAGCGGATTCAAACGCGCAGGTATTGACGGCCTACGTCAAACACGATGGCAAAACCGTCTACAAAGTGAACCTAACCACCCACCATGGTGTTAGCCACTTCACTTATCGCGATGCCGGCGGTGATTACAACAAAATTAAGGTAACCGATCATGCCATTGAGGTCACTGAAGCCAATTGCTTCAATCAGATTGATGTTAAGCGTGGCAAAATTTCTAAGCCAGGCCAAACCATTGTTTGCTTACCACACAAGTTACTGATTGAAATTAAAGCCAAGGATGGGACCGACACGGGCGGGATGGTTTCTGCCTGA
- a CDS encoding UbiA family prenyltransferase codes for MSFKTFLEFVRIEVKTASVLPLILGIVYCWYVNGQLNPVTTVVYFVAQFSIALFVTGFNNVMDYYKAVDLDYRAQTNIIGRKHLSPTKALHLMLYFLLFSMAAGIWLVWQTNILLLLIGGACIFVAVFYTFGPVPLSRMPVGELLSGVTESFGAFFIMVYVNVPSDSIMALHFDWPTFTLKGQLPTLLSLCLIGVIIAIPTSNIMLADNICDLDQDRRNERYTLPHYLGTTWALRLYNTLIWFSLVAVVVAVITKVLPIESLLLLLLIPVILRNNRRFNTRQLKDITFITAIQNAMAINISLIVSLLLAIVRTTWWG; via the coding sequence ATGTCTTTTAAAACGTTTTTAGAATTTGTCCGGATTGAGGTCAAGACAGCGAGTGTCTTGCCTTTAATCTTAGGGATTGTTTATTGTTGGTACGTTAATGGCCAGCTGAATCCAGTGACGACAGTTGTTTATTTTGTCGCCCAGTTTTCGATTGCATTATTTGTGACTGGCTTTAATAATGTGATGGATTACTACAAAGCAGTTGATCTGGATTATCGGGCACAGACGAATATCATTGGGCGCAAACATTTGTCGCCAACCAAGGCACTGCATTTAATGCTCTATTTTTTATTGTTCAGCATGGCGGCTGGAATTTGGTTGGTTTGGCAAACGAATATTTTATTACTATTAATCGGTGGCGCCTGTATTTTTGTGGCCGTCTTTTACACGTTCGGGCCAGTTCCGCTGTCGCGGATGCCGGTTGGTGAATTGTTGAGTGGTGTGACAGAATCATTTGGTGCATTTTTTATCATGGTCTATGTCAACGTACCAAGCGACAGCATCATGGCGCTCCATTTTGATTGGCCAACGTTTACCCTTAAAGGTCAATTACCAACATTGCTTAGTCTATGCCTAATCGGTGTGATTATTGCAATCCCTACTTCGAACATTATGTTGGCGGATAATATCTGTGATCTAGATCAAGATCGGCGCAATGAACGTTATACACTGCCGCATTATTTAGGAACAACCTGGGCGTTGCGGTTGTATAATACGTTGATTTGGTTCTCACTAGTGGCCGTTGTTGTGGCAGTGATTACGAAGGTCTTACCGATTGAATCGTTACTATTGTTATTATTGATTCCTGTCATTTTGCGCAATAATCGCCGGTTTAATACACGGCAACTGAAGGATATCACCTTTATTACCGCGATTCAAAATGCGATGGCGATCAATATTAGCTTGATTGTCAGCTTGTTATTAGCGATTGTCCGCACGACCTGGTGGGGATAA
- a CDS encoding Gx transporter family protein — protein MTNDQTRKYIYIALLCAQGIIIGLVERAIPFPFAVAPGAKLGLANLITIISLFTLPVSDCFLLMVMRTVLSALLGGTLSTFMYSIAGATLSFFGMVLLKQFSRRFMSMIGISAAGGLLFNVGQLCVASFIAQSWQVLLYLPVLAFLGILAGIAVGVAANFLFEHVKTLTFLKAQHEI, from the coding sequence ATGACTAACGATCAAACGCGTAAATACATCTATATTGCACTCTTGTGCGCTCAAGGGATTATTATTGGCCTTGTCGAACGCGCGATTCCATTTCCATTTGCCGTAGCCCCGGGTGCTAAGTTGGGACTAGCCAATTTAATTACCATCATTTCGTTATTTACCCTACCGGTCAGCGACTGCTTTTTATTGATGGTGATGCGAACTGTTTTATCCGCCTTGCTAGGGGGAACCCTCTCTACTTTTATGTATAGCATTGCTGGGGCAACGCTAAGTTTCTTTGGCATGGTACTCCTCAAGCAATTTAGCCGCCGCTTTATGAGTATGATTGGCATCTCAGCTGCTGGTGGTCTGCTCTTTAATGTCGGTCAACTCTGCGTCGCGAGTTTCATTGCCCAGAGTTGGCAAGTCCTCCTCTATCTACCAGTGCTTGCTTTTCTCGGTATTCTCGCCGGAATTGCGGTCGGCGTAGCCGCGAATTTTTTATTCGAACATGTCAAAACCCTGACTTTTTTAAAAGCCCAACACGAAATTTAA
- a CDS encoding TetR/AcrR family transcriptional regulator translates to MVNLQDRRVKRTHKLIRTSFIELLLKHPINEITIQMIADRADINRRTFYLHYTDIYDLLSQTEDFTLNEFSQLLERFELPSEPQIVGQTFFRWVLSYVQDNESMLRVLCRNPDSQLMNKLVALTVTHGKRVIPFQQPENADYILNYCCWGLIGVLHTALFKPAFDAQQLALVAEQLLNASLQVSEIKA, encoded by the coding sequence ATGGTTAATCTGCAAGACAGACGGGTTAAACGGACACATAAGTTAATTCGCACAAGTTTTATTGAGCTCCTGCTAAAACACCCAATTAATGAGATTACAATTCAGATGATTGCCGACCGGGCTGATATTAATCGGCGGACGTTTTATTTGCATTATACGGATATCTACGATCTTTTAAGCCAGACAGAAGATTTTACCTTAAATGAGTTCAGCCAGTTGCTAGAACGTTTTGAGTTGCCTTCTGAACCACAGATTGTTGGCCAAACTTTCTTTAGATGGGTCTTGTCATATGTGCAAGACAACGAGTCTATGTTACGGGTATTGTGTCGTAATCCCGATTCACAGTTAATGAATAAATTAGTTGCGTTGACCGTGACTCACGGCAAGCGGGTGATTCCATTTCAGCAGCCGGAAAACGCTGATTATATTTTGAATTATTGTTGTTGGGGTCTAATCGGTGTTTTGCACACTGCATTGTTTAAACCAGCGTTTGACGCCCAGCAATTGGCGCTCGTTGCTGAACAGTTATTGAATGCTTCTTTACAAGTCAGCGAAATTAAAGCATAG
- the rplK gene encoding 50S ribosomal protein L11 produces MAKKVANIVKLQIPAGKATPAPPVGPALGQAGINIMGFTKDFNARTADQAGLLIPVVITVYEDRSFDFVTKTPPAAVLLKKAAGVQKGSGEPNTKKVATVTKAQVQEIAETKMQDLNAADVEAAMRMVEGTARSMGFTVEG; encoded by the coding sequence GTGGCTAAAAAAGTAGCAAACATCGTTAAACTTCAAATTCCTGCAGGTAAAGCAACTCCAGCACCACCAGTAGGTCCAGCTTTAGGTCAAGCTGGTATCAACATTATGGGCTTTACAAAGGACTTTAACGCTCGTACAGCTGACCAAGCTGGTTTATTAATTCCAGTTGTGATCACTGTTTATGAAGATCGTTCATTCGACTTTGTAACAAAGACACCACCAGCAGCAGTTCTCTTGAAGAAAGCTGCCGGTGTTCAAAAAGGTTCTGGCGAACCAAACACTAAGAAGGTTGCAACTGTAACTAAAGCTCAAGTGCAAGAAATCGCTGAAACTAAAATGCAAGACCTAAACGCTGCAGACGTTGAAGCTGCTATGCGCATGGTTGAAGGTACTGCAAGAAGCATGGGATTCACTGTCGAAGGTTAA